A genomic segment from Diadema setosum chromosome 11, eeDiaSeto1, whole genome shotgun sequence encodes:
- the LOC140235069 gene encoding acid ceramidase-like — translation MWYFLVLVSLFVLSGPGLAQDLPPFTEDCRTDAYPPPIKDKVQTYVLNLDMAPEDRWTGLVKSKTDEMNNLIQDIKDLVGIFINETEAVKYLDELMAPLADTFPSPYDMELKGIANATGIPLGQIVLYNVFYEVFTVCTSIVAEDKSGDLFQARNLDFGLFLGWDTKNKTWALTERLRPLITNVDYQQGGKTVAKGVHFAGYVGVITGMKPGILGLSMNERFQLDGGFIGIIEWVLGQRDGQWMGFVLRDAVIKATDYHSTLAYLTSVKLLAPGYIILGGNSTGEGAIITRSVGTKADNVKLMNPSNGTWYLVETNYDNWESPPFFDDRRTPATKCMDKMTQTNVGFKGIYNVLSTKPVRNLLTTYTALMHVRDGTLDTYIRYCPQPCFPW, via the exons ATGTGGTACTTTTTAGTACTAGTTTCCCTATTTGTACTTTCTGGACCAGGTTTGGCCCAAGATCTTCCACCG TTCACAGAGGACTGTCGAACTGATGCCTACCCACCTCCCATCAAGGACAAGGTTCAGACTTATGTTCTGAATCTGGACATGGCCCCAGAAGACCGTTGGACTGGCCTTGTTAAGAGCAAGACTGATGAG ATGAATAACTTGATTCAAGACATAAAAGATTTGGTTGGGATCTTCATCAATGAGACGGAAGCTGTGAAATACCTGGATGAATTGATG GCTCCCCTTGCTGATACCTTCCCATCCCCTTATGACATGGAGCTGAAAGGGATCGCCAATGCAACAGGAATCCCCCTAG GTCAAATTGTCCTCTACAATGTTTTCTACGAAGTGTTTACTGTATGTACTTCAATAGTGGCAGAAGACAAATCAG GGGATCTGTTCCAAGCAAGGAATCTGGACTTTGGACTTTTCCTTGG ATGGGATACAAAGAACAAGACCTGGGCCCTGACAGAGAGACTGAGGCCCCTCATCACCAACGTGGACTACCAGCAAGGGGGCAAGACGGTGGCCAAAGGGGTGCACTTTGCTGGCTACGTCGGGGTCATCACAGGCATGAAACCG GGCATCTTGGGCCTCTCGATGAACGAGCGCTTCCAGCTGGACGGTGGTTTCATCGGCATCATCGAGTGGGTCCTCGGTCAGCGCGACGGTCAGTGGATGGGTTTTGTCCTCCGTGATGCCGTCATCAAGGCCACTGA CTACCACTCCACTCTCGCCTACCTGACGTCGGTGAAGCTGCTCGCGCCGGGCTACATCATCCTGGGAGGAAACTCGACAGGAGAGGGTGCTATCATCACCAGATCCGTCGGCACCAAGGCAGATAATGTCAAATT GATGAATCCGTCAAATGGGACCTGGTACCTCGTGGAGACCAACTACGATAACTGGGAGAGTCCGCCATTCTTTGACGACAGGAGGACCCCGGCCACCAAGTGCATGGACAAGATGACACAGACG AATGTCGGATTTAAAGGAATCTACAACGTGCTGTCTACCAAGCCAGTGAGAAACCTG CTGACCACGTACACAGCACTCATGCATGTCCGGGATGGAACACTGGACACCTACATCCGCTACTGTCCTCAGCCGTGTTTCCCATGGTAA